GCCAGCACGCGCCGCACGGCGTCGTCCACCGCTTTCACGTCCACCTTGCCGTCCCTGACCGCCTGCTCCAGGTGGTTGACGTAGGCCTCCCCTTCCATGTCCATGTCGCTGCCGGCGTTGACTGCCTTGACGGCCGCGTCGCCAAGGTCGCTGGCGTAGCCGTGCGCCACCATCTCCTTGACGGACGCCCAGTCGCTGACGACGAAGCCGTCGAAGCGCCAGTCGCCTTTCAGGATGTCGCGCTGCAGGTAGCTGCTCCCGGTCGCAGGTACGCCATTGAGCGTATTGAACGAATTCATGAACGTGGCCACGCCCGCGTCGAGCGCCGCCTTGAACGGCGGCAGGTAGACTTCATGCAGCTGCTGCGGGCTCAGGTCCACGGCGTTGTAGTCGCGGCCGGCGATCGCCGCGCCGTAGGCCGCGAAATGCTTGGCGGTGGCCATCACCCGGTCGGTCGCGCCCAACTTCGTCCCCTGGAAGCCGCGCACCCGCGCCCGGGCGATCTGCGCGCCCAGGTACGGATCCTCGCCGGCGCCTTCCATCACGCGCCCCCAGCGGGGGTCGCGCCCGACGTCGACCATCGGCGCGAACGTCCAGTGCACGCCGGCGGCGGCGGCTTCGCGCGCGGCAATGCGGGCCGCAGCCTCGATGGCCTCCAGGTCCCACGACGCCGCCTCGCCCAGCGGCACCGGAAACACGGTCTTGTAGCCATGGATGACGTCGAGGCCGAACAGCAGCGGAATCTTGAGGCGCGACTGCAGGGCCAGCGCCTGCATTGCGCGCGTCTCGGCGGCGCCATGGACGTTGAGCAGCGATCCCACCTTGCCGGCGCGGATATCGGCCAGCTGGCTGGCGCGTCCCGCTGCCTGCGGGCCCGTGGCCGCGCGCCCCGTCAGCTGGTTCAGCTGGCCGATCTTCTCCTGCAGCGTCATGCGCGCCAGCAGGGCTTCCACCCGCGCGCCGACCTGCGCATCGGCCGCCTGCGCCGTGGCGGGCAGCGCCAGCAGCGCGAGCAGATACGCAGCCATGGACCGTACCGTCATCGTGTGTCTCCTTGTTTGTCGTTGTCAGGCGGCGGGTATCGGGCATCGAGCATCGTGGTAACGCTACCAACTTAAAAAAATATTAAGTTGAGACTGATTCAATGTCAAAACAAAAATCTTGCCGCCACGGGCGTGGCTGGCGGGCAGCGGACTTTTTGTTAATCCTTTATCATCACGTGCGTCCGCGATACGGCCGAGCTGTCCGGGCGCGATGTTGCACTCGTGGTAAGCTTCGGGCCCGCTTTGTGCCCAGTCCTTTCACCCACCTCACACCGACACACAATGGATATCGTTCTCGCTATGAAGGCCCTGATCATGGGCCTCGTCGAAGGTTTCACGGAGTTTTTGCCCATCTCGTCTACCGGTCACCTGATCCTGGCCGGCAGCCTGCTGGAATTCACCGGCGAGAAAGTGAAAGTATTTGAAATCGCGATCCAGGCCGGCGCCATGCTCGCCGTCATCTGGGAATACCGCGTGCGCATCGCGGCCGTGCTGGGCGGCCTGTCGCACGATCCGAAGGCGCGCCGCTTTGCGCTGAACGTCGTCATCGGCTTCCTGCCTGCCGCCGTCCTGGGCCTGCTGTTCAACAAGATGATCACCGCCGTGCTGTTCAAGCCCGTGCCGGTGGCTACGGCATTCATTGTCGGCGGCCTGGTCATCCTGTGGGTCGAAAACCGTGCAAGGAACAATCCGGTGTCGGTGCGCATCAATTCCGTCGACGACATGACATCGCTGGACGCCCTGAAAGTGGGCTGCGCCCAGGCCTTCGCGCTGATCCCGGGCACCAGCCGCTCGGGCGCCACGATCATCGGCGGCATGATGCTGGGCCTGTCGCGCAAGGCGGCCACGGAGTTTTCGTTCTTCCTGGCGATTCCCACCCTGCTGGGCGCCACCTTCTACTCGCTGTATAAACAGCGCGACCTGCTGACCGCGGCCGACTTGCCGATGTTCGGTGTCGGCACCATCTCGGCGTTCGTCTCCGCGTTCCTGTGCGTGCGCTGGCTGTTGCGCTATATCAGTTCGCATGACTTCACGATCTTTGCGTGGTACCGTATCGTGTTTGGCATCGTCGTCATCGCCACCGCCCATTTCGGCCTCGTGAACTGGGCCGAATAGGTTTTCAAGCAGTCATCTCGAGAAGTGTTGTAAGGTTTGTATGGATCAACTGGATATCAGTCAGCGCGCACTGCATGTGCTGGAAACGGTTTTCGGCTACCCCGCGTTCCGCGGGCACCAGGCGGAAATCGTCGAACATGTCGCCAATGGCGGCGACGCGCTGGTGCTGATGCCGACCGGTGGCGGCAAGTCGCTGTGCTACCAGATCCCCGCGTTGCTGCGCGACGGCGTGGGCGTTGTCGTCTCGCCGCTGATCGCGCTGATGCAGGACCAGGTCGACGCATTGGAGGAAGTGGGCGTGCGCGCCGCCTTCCTCAACTCCACGCAAACGTGGGAGGAAGCGTCGCGCATCGAGCGCATGGTGCGCACCGGCCAGCTCGATTTGCTGTACGTGGCGCCCGAGCGCCTGATGACGCAGCGCTGCTTCGACCTGCTGCAGGATTCCAAGATCGCGCTGTTCGCCATCGACGAGGCGCACTGCGTGTCCCAATGGGGCCACGACTTCCGGCCGGAGTACATCAAGCTCTCGGTGCTGCACGAGCAGTTTCCGAATGTGCCGCGCATCGCGCTGACGGCGACAGCCGACCCGCAGACGCGCGCCGAGATCGCGCACCGCCTCGACCTGACGGATGCGGCGCAGTTCGTGTCGTCGTTCGACCGGCCGAACATCCGCTACCAGATCGTCGAAAAGACCACGGGACGCAAGCAGCTGCTGGACTTCATCACGACCGAACATGCGGCGGACGCCGGCATCGTCTATTGCCTGTCGCGCAAGAAGGTCGAGGAGACGGCGGAATTCCTGAACGAGAACGGCATCCGCGCCCTGCCCTACCACGCCGGCATGGAGCACGCCAAGCGCGCTGCCAACCAGGCCCGCTTCCTGCGCGAGGAAAGCCTCGTGATGGTGGCGACGATCGCCTTCGGCATGGGCATCGACAAGCCGGACGTGCGCTTCGTCGCCCACCTGGACCTGCCAAAGAGCATCGAGGGCTATTACCAGGAGACGGGCCGCGCGGGCCGTGACGGCCTGCCGGCCAGCGCCTGGATGGCGTATGGCCTGCAGGACGTGGTGCTGCAGCGCCGGATGATCGACGAATCCGAGGCGGACGAGAACTTCAAGCGCGTGCTGGGCACGAAGCTGGACGCGATGCTGGGCCTGTGCGAGACGCTGTCGTGCCGGCGCGTGCGGTTGCTGGACTACTTCGGCGAAGCCTCGGGCCCGTGCGGCAACTGCGACACGTGCCTGCTGCCGCCCGTGTCGTTCGACGGCACGGTGCCCGTGCAGAAGCTGCTGTCGGCCATCTACCGGGTCGACCAGCGCTTCGCGGCCACCCACGTGATCGAGGTGCTGCGCGGCGTCGAGACGGAGCGCATCAAGACGTGGCACCACGACGCGCTGTCCGTGTTCGGCGTCGGCGCCGACCGCAGCGAGCAGGAATGGCGCGCGATCCTGCGCCAGGTGATCGCGCTGGGCCTCGTCACCGTCGACCACGACCAATACAGCTCGCTGAAGCTGACGGACGCGGCGCGCCCAGTGCTGAAGGGCGGCCAGAAGGTGCAGCTGCGCCAGTACCAGAAGCCAGCCAAGCCGAAACGCACGTCGGCCCGAAAGGCTATGCCGAGACGTTCCTGGAGCCGGCGGAACAGGCGATCTTCGACCGCCTGCGCTCATGGCGCATGGGCATGGCGCGCGAACACAACGTCGCCGCGTTCGTCATCTTCGCCGACGCCACGTTGCGCGAAATCGCCAAGGTCAAGCCGACCACGCTGGGCGAGCTGCGCGGCGTCTCCGGCGTGGGCGAGAAGAAGCTGGCCTCCTACGGCGGCGATATCGTCGGCATCATTTCGGAGATGGTGTAAGCAACCAAGGGTGACAGTCACCGTTCCTGAAATTGGGGACAGCCTCCTAATTTGCTGCCGGCTCGATGCTCGCAATTGGAGGCTATCCCCAACTACTCAATGCTCGCAATTGGAGGCCGTCCCCAATTTTCGCTCAGGTGCCCAGGATGCGCCGGTACTGCCCTGGCGGCACGCCCACGGCGGCGCGGAAGCGGTGAAATTGTGAAATTGGGGACAGCCTCCTAATTTGCTGCCGGCTCTGAAATTGGGGACAGCCTCCTAATTTGCTGCCGGCTCGATGCTCGCAATTGGAGGCTGTCCCCAATTTCTTCTCAATTGGAGGCTGTCCCCAATTTCTTCTAATTTGCTGCCGGCTCAATGCGCGCAATTGGAGGCTGTCCCCAATTTTCGCTCAGGTGCCCAGGATGCGCCGGTACTGCCCTGGCGGCACGCCCATGGCGGCGCGGAAGCGGTGGCTGAAGTGGGACAGGTCGGCGTAGCCACACGCATCCGCCACCTGCTGCAGCGGCAGCTCGCCGGCTTTCAGCAGCAGGCGCGCGCGGTCGATGCGGCGGGCGGCGATCCAGGCCGACGGCGGCATGCCGAACGACGCGCGGAACATGCGCGCCAGGTGGAATTCCGACAGGTTCGCCAGCCCGGCCAGCAGCCCCAGGGTCAACCCCTCATGCAGGTGCGCCTCGATGAAGTCGGCCAGCCGGCGGCGCAAGTGCGGGGCCAGGCCGCCGCGCAGGCGCAAATTAGGGCGCACGGCGGCCTGGCTGTGCAGCAGGCCCGACAGCGCGTCGTGGGCGATCTCGTTGGCCCGCAGCAGGTGGTCGGCGCCCTGCCATGGCACGTCCAGCAGCGACTCGCACAGCCGCGCCAGGCCAGGATCGTCGAAATAGGTGCGGTCCTGCAGCATCAGTTCGCGCGGCTCCCGGTCCAGCTCGACGACCGCGCGGCGCGTGAAGTGCGCCGGCATGAAATAGAGGTGCACCAGGCGCAGCGGGTCGCGCACGTACCAGCGCGATTCGTGCCAGTCCGGCAGCGCGCACAGCCGGCCCGGGCCGCCGAAGTGTCCCGGCGCCCCCTTGCGCTCGATGCGGTAGCCGCCGTACAGGTAGCACGACAGCGTATGGTGGCCCGGCTCGCTGTAGACCGTTTCCGCGTCATCCGTATTGCGCTGCCAGACCGCGGCCGCCAGGCCGTCGCCCAGCCACGCAAAACGCTCCAGCTGCGCATCGGTGCCGCACATCGTGCGAAAGACGGCATGGCCCAGCGCATCGGCCGGCGCCGTGCGCAGCGCACTGCGGGCAGCCGCCGTCATGCGCAGGCCGGCAGGGAGGGGAAGTCGAAGCTCGGTGGTCATGCGAAAAAGTCTAGCACCATGCGCCCGCGCGTGCCGGCGGCGGCCGTGAAATGCGCAAGATCGGACAACCGGCCGGGCGCCGCGCGCCGCAGAATGGCCGCACCCTTACCGTTGTCGGATCGCCATGAACCTCTTTCTTTACCTGCTCACTGTCCTGATCTGGGGCACCACGTGGATCGCCATCAAGCTGCAGCTGGGCGTCGTGCCCGCGCCGGTGTCGATCGCCTACCGCTTCTGGATCGCCGCCGCCGTGCTGCTGGCCTGCCTGTGCATTGCCCGCAAGGGCGTGCTGCCGCCGCGGGCGGCGTGGCGCTACCTGCTGGCGCAGGGTGTCGCCCTGTTCTGCTGTAACTTCCTGTGCTTCTACTATGCCAGCGCGCACGTGCCGAGCGGCCTGGTGGCTGTCGTGTTCTCCACCGCGCCGATCTGGAATGCGCTCAACGGCCGGCTGTTCCTGGGCCGTCCCGTGCGCCCTGCCGTGATCGGCGGCGCCTTGCTGGGACTGGCCGGCATCGCGCTGCTGTTCCTGCCGCAGATGCAGGGCCACTGGAACGATGCCGGCATGCTGGCCGGCCTGGGCCTGGCGGTGCTGGGGACGTTGTGCTTCTCGGCGGGGAACCTGCTGTCGTCGCGCATGCAGGCCCTGGGCCTGGCGCCGCTGCTGACCAACACGTGGGCGATGTTCATCGGCGCGTCGATCCTGACGGTGCTGGCGCTGGTGCTGGGCATGCCGTTCACGTTCGAGGCGGACGTGCGCTATGTCGGGTCGCTGCTGTACCTGGCGATTCCCGGCTCCGTGATCGCGTTCACGGCGTACTTGCTGCTGGTGGGGCGGCTGGGCGCCGACCGCGCCGCCTACTGCACGGTGCTGTTCCCCATCGTGGCGCTGACGGTATCGGCGCTGTTCGAGGATTACCGCTGGGGCGCCACCGCCTTTGCCGGACTGGCGCTTGTCATCGGCGGCAACCTGCTGGCGTTCATGCCGGCGCGTGCCGTGCCGGCAGTGCCGGCGCCGGCACGCGGCTGATTACTTCTTCGTAAAAACGAGGTCCCACACGCCGTGGCCCAGCTTCAGGCCACGGTTCTCGAACTTGGTCAGCGGGCGGTAGGCCGGCTGCGGCGCGTAGCCCTCGGCCGTGTTCCGCAGGCCTTCCTCGGCCGACAGCACTTCCAGCATCTGCACGGCGTAGTCTTCCCAGTCGGTCGCCAGGTGCAGGTAGCCGCCCGGCGCCAGCTTTTCCACCAGCAGCTTGACGAACGGCGCCTGGATCAGGCGGCGCTTGTTGTGGCGCGCCTTGTGCCATGGGTCGGGGAAGTAGATGTGGACACCGGCCAGCGTGCCGGCGCCGATCATGTTGTTCAGGACCTCGACGGCGTCGTGCTGGATCACGCGCAGGTTCGTCAGGTTTTCTTCGCCGATCAGTTTCAGCAGGCTGCCGACGCCGGGCGTATGCACCTCGACGCCGATGAAGTCCTTCTCCGGCATCAGCTTGGCGATATGGGCCGTGGTCTGGCCCATGCCGAAGCCGATCTCCAGGATCACGGGTGCCTGGCGGCCGAACGCCTGCTCCAGGTCCAGCGGCGCCTTGGCGTACTCGATCATGTAGCGCGGTCCCAGGTCGTTCAGGGCGCGCTCCTGTGCGGTGGAGAGGCGGCCGGCGCGGGTGACGAAGCTGCGGATACGGTGGTCAAGCGGGTCGTACAGCATGGACCGGACGGGGCCCTTCGGTGGAGTGTCGGAAGACATGGAATCTGCTGAAAAAAGTGGCGAAAAACGGACGATTATACCATCGGGGGCTTCCGCCAGGACCCGGCGGCTCTGCTACACTTGCCTTTCATCCATCCGCCTGAAAGATCATGAAGCAAGCATGGCCACCCTTCGTGCAGGCCGTCCAGGCGCTGCCTTCCGTACCGGATATCTTGAGCGTGATGGCGGAGATGACGGGGCTGCGGTTCGTCTGTGTTGCGCACGTGACGGAGACCAGCTGGACGACGTGCGCCGTGCTGGACCAGCTCGGCTTCGGCCTGGCGCCTGGCGACGAGCTGGACGTGGGCACCACGCTGTGCCGCAGCGTGCGCGCGGCCAACGCCACGATCGTCATCGACCACGTCAGCCAGGACGACCTGTTCCATAGCCACCCCACGCCACGCCAGTATGGCTTCGAGAGCTACGTGTCGATCCCGATCCATGGCATCGATGGCGCATTCTTCGGCACCCTGTGCGGCCTGGACCCGCGCCCGCTGCCGTTGTCCGAGTCGAAGACGCTGAAGTCGCTGCAGCTGTTCGCCCAGCTGATCTCGAAACAGCTGGAGGCCGAGCGCCGCTACGAAGACCGCAACAGCGAGCTGTCCGACGAGAAGCAGACCGCCGTCCTGCGCGAGCAGTTTATCGCCGTGCTGGGGCACGATATCCGCACGCCGCTGTCGTCGATCCTGCACGGCGCCGAGATCCTGCTGCAGAGCGACAGCGACGAGCGCACGCAAATGATCGCCCGCACCATGCAACGCAGCGGCCAGCGCATCGCGCGCATGATCGACGACGTCCTCGATTTCACGCGCGGGCGCCTGGGTGGCGGCATCGGCCTCGATGCCGCATCGGTGGCCGACCTGGACGAAGCGTTGCGCCAGGTCGTCGCGGAATGCCAGCACGAGCACCCGCAACGGCGCATCGATGCCGCCATCGACGTGCCGGGTACGGTCTGGTGCAACCGCGACCGCGTCGCCCAGGTGCTGGCCAACCTGCTGGCCAATGCCCTGCGCTATGGCAGGGAGGATACGCCGGTGCGCGTCGATGCCCGGCTGGCGGACGGCACGTTCAAGCTGGCCGTCGCCAACGAAGGCGAGACGATCGACCCGGCCAAGCTGGGCAAGCTGTTCCAGCCCTACTGGCGCGACGACGACGCCCAGCCACGCCGCGGCCTGGGGCTGGGCCTGTACATCGCCAGCGAGATCGCGCGGGCGCATGGCGGCACACTCGAAGTGCTGTCGGCCGATGGCCACACCAGGTTCACGTTCGCGATCCCGGCCGGCCTGCGATAATGGCGCCCCTTCCCTCTTCCCGGATATGCCAGCATGGCTGAAGCACTGAATCTCGCAATCATCGTCGTCGCCCTGCTGGCGCTGTTTTTCCTGCTCAAGGGCCGCCCCAAGGCGCGCGCCATCCCGGCCGGTCCGGGGGCCGGCTCGTACACCCCGGTGCCGGAAGGCGCGCCGGTGCTGCACTGGGCCGACGGCGGCGGCCAGTTCGATGTCGAGGTGCTGGGCGAATCGCGCTACCGCGACACGATCCGCCGCCTCGCCGGGGAGCATGGCGACGGCAAGGCCGACGCCCGCCACACGGCCTTGCTGCTGCCCGACGATGCCAACCCGTACGAGGACAAGGCCGTCGCCGTCTTCCTCAGCGGCGAAATGGTGGGCTACCTGGCACCGAAGGACGCGCTGGCGTTCCGCCAGCGCCTGGCGCGCCAGGAAATCGCCGGCCAGCTGACCTCCTGCGATGCCGCCGTGCGCGGCGGCGCGTTGTGGGAGGGCAAGCGCCTGGCCTACGCCGTGTGGCTCGACCTCGACCTGAAGGGCTGACGGCGCGTCCTTGGGCAGCATCCCGAGGATGCAAATGATTCTCATTTATAATGCTGGGTTTCGTCTTGCAAGGAAACCCGATGCCGCCCCGTCTTACCCCGTCCGCCGCTGCCGTCCGCCTGTTGGCGCTGGGCTTGTTGTCCGTCTCGCCGGTTGCTTCCGCCTCGTCCGATGACGCCGCCGACGCGCCGTTGCCGCAAGTAACCGTGGCCGGCGAACGCGCCAGCGGCTATGTCCACCCGAACAGCAGCGGCGCCACCCGCACCGACACCCCGATCCGCGAAGTGCCGCAAGCGCTGCGCGTGATCGGCACGCAGCAGATCGAGGACCTGGGCGCACTGCGCCTGGCCGATACCGTCGACTACGTCAGCGGCGTGGCGCGCCTGAACGACTTCGGCGGCACCTGGGACAACTATGCCATCCGCGGCTTCTCCAGCACCGACATGGGCTTCCTCGTCAACGGCTTCCCCGGTTCGCGCGGCTACAACCCGCCGCGCGACACGGCCACCGTCGAACGCTTCGAATTCCTCAAGGGACCGGCCGGCGCCGTGTACGGCAGCAGCGAACCGGGCGGCACGATCAATATCGTCACGAAGAAGCCGAAGTTCTCGACGCACAACGTGGCCGAGTTCAGCGTCGGCAGCCGCGGCCTGCGCCGTGGCACGTTCGACAGCACCGGTGCGCTGGGCAGCAGCGTGGCCTACCGCCTGAACGCGATGGTCGAGGAAGGCGACAGCCGCACCGACCTGCTGGGCAATAACCGCACGCTGTTCGCTCCTGCGCTGACGTGGCTGGTCGACAGCCGCACCACGCTGAACTACGAGGGCGAATTCCTGCGCGCCGACACGCCGCTGGACCGGGGCGTGATCAACGTGCGCGGCGTACTGGGCACGCTGCCGCGCGACCGCGTGCTGAACGAGCCGGGCGACGGCAACATGACGCTGACCAGCGACACGCACCAGCTCACGCTGGAACGCAAGCTGGCGGACAACTGGCGTGCCAAGCTGGGCGCCAGCTACAAGGAAAGCACGTTCGACGGCAACTACACGGAGGCGACGACGCTGGCGGCGGACAACCGCACCCTGAACCGCCAGGCCACGTGGCGGCAGCTGCCGTCGCGCGACGTGGCCGTGCAGGCCGAACTGGAAGGCAAGTTCAGCACCGGTGCCATCGGCCACACGCTCCTGGTCGGCGCGGAGGCGTCGCGCCTGTGGATGAACACGGAAATCCTGCGCTCCGCGAACACGCCGATCGACATCCACAACCCGGTGTACGGTGCGCCCGCACCGGCACTGACGGCGCGCACGTCCAGTTCGGACGAGCGCCAGCGCGTCAAGGCCGTGTTCGTGCAGGACCAGCTGAGCCTGTCGCCACAATGGAAGCTGCTGGTCGGCCTGCGCCATGACGACTACAGCCAGGAGCTGGACAACCGGGTAGCGAAAACGCGCACGTCGCGCGACCAGAGCGCCGTGTCGCCGCGCGCCGGCCTGACCTGGCTGCCGAACGACTGGAATTCGCTGTACGTCTCGGCCGGTAAGTCGTTCCGCGCCAATAACGGCACGGACATCGCCGGCAACGCGTTCGATCCGCAACGCTCCACCGCCTACGAGGCCGGCTGGAAGCTGCAGACGCGCGACGAACGCCTGGGCGCGACGCTTGCCGTCTACGACATCGCCAAGACCAATGTGCTGACCGCCAGCGACGTGCCGGGCTACTCGGTTGCCGCGGGCAAGATCAAGAGCACCGGGTTCGAGGCGGACGTGTACGGCCAGGTGGACCGGCACTGGCGCGTCAGCGGCAACCTGTCGTATGACGATGCCCGCGTGACCAAGGACAAGACGCTGCCGTCCGGCGCCCGCCTGGCCAACGTGCCGGAATGGAGCGCGGGCCTTCTGGCGATGCGCGAGGACACGCTGGCAAATGGCCGCCGCTACGGCATCGGTGCCGGCGTCAACTACGTGGGCAACCGCGCCGGCAACAACACGGACACGTACGCCCTGCCCGCCTACACGACGGCGCGCCTGGCGAGCTGGTGGCAGCTGACGAAGGCGGTGCGCCTGGCGGTGGACGTGCACAACCTGTTCGACCGCACCTACTACACGTCGTCATGGAATAGCCTGTACGTGATGCCGGGTGCCGAGCGTAGCATCGTGGCGCGCCTGAAGGTGGCGTTGTAGGGACAGGCACGCGTGTGACACTGCGCTCGCCCGGAGCGCAGTGTGCTCGAAGGGCCGTGGAACGCGGCTAATGCGTTGCGTGGGGCGGCGCCTCCGCCGGTGCGGTACCCAGGCGGTCTTCCAGGCTGCCGCTGTCGATCAGCTCGCGCGCAAGGGCGCGCGCTTCGATCTCGGCGGCATGCTCGCGCTTGAACGCGGCCGGCGTTTCAATCACGACGGGCGGCTCGAACGTGCGGCCCGAGTAGCGATGCGACTTGATATGGATCTGGCCGCGATATTTGCCGGCCGGCTCTTCCGCCACGTCCACGCTATAGACGTACCCTTTTACCCAGATATCTTCGGTCATGCCCACTGCATCGAATGCGAAAACGCGCATGCTGGCTGCGCGATTGCCGTCGCGCGTACGGTCGCTGCACGCCTGGCAGCAGTGGCCGCGGGTGGGTCGCGCATGCGCTGGCGACCCCGCGGATAATGCCATCATACTATCAATGTGACCGGACGGTGCATCCGATTCACGATTGTGTCAATGCAGCTTGCCGACGTGCTCGCGTACGGCGTTGACGCTGGTACCGGCCGCCTTGACGGCCTCGCGCAGCTCGTCCTCGGACAAGCCCAGCTCCTTGGTCCAGTAACGCAGTTCCCACGGTTCGTTGACGTTGATGCGGTTGCGGTCCTGGGGGCCGCGGTTTTGCAGGTTATCAGCCATGATGTTCTCCCATTGCACGACACACGTCGTTGGCGCCAGCTTCGCGCAATCAAGATTGCAGGTCAGTTAGGCAACGCACGTTGTCGGAACATCCACGCTCAGTCTTCCAGTGCCCGCACGTGCAGCCGGAACGCCTGCTGGTCCGGATACGCCCGGGCCAGCCGCAGTGGCGTCTCGTGCTCGCGGGCCCAGGCACGCACGCGCCGCTCGGTGTCCTCGGAAGCCAGTGCCCCCAGCACGATGCCGGTCAGGGCGGCGGGTGTGAACGCTTCCTCCCCCGGGCCCCCGTAGCGGATCAGGCGCCACTCGCCCTCGTAGTGCCAGTGCGCGGCCTTCATCAGGAAGGTTTTTTCCGCCATCTCCTCGTCGCGGTCGCGGAATGGATTGATGAGCATGCGGCTTTCCTCGTAGCCGATCGGCCGGGCGCGCGACAAAAAGTCCGTGCCAGCGTCGAACTCCAGGCAAATGCCGCGATGGCAGTCGGCATAGTGCGACCACATCAGGATATGGTCGCGCACGCTGGACAGGCACAACACGCCGACCTCCTGGCCCAGGGCGCGCGAATGCAAATCCTGGATCCGGCTCTG
This is a stretch of genomic DNA from Pseudoduganella chitinolytica. It encodes these proteins:
- a CDS encoding undecaprenyl-diphosphate phosphatase; its protein translation is MDIVLAMKALIMGLVEGFTEFLPISSTGHLILAGSLLEFTGEKVKVFEIAIQAGAMLAVIWEYRVRIAAVLGGLSHDPKARRFALNVVIGFLPAAVLGLLFNKMITAVLFKPVPVATAFIVGGLVILWVENRARNNPVSVRINSVDDMTSLDALKVGCAQAFALIPGTSRSGATIIGGMMLGLSRKAATEFSFFLAIPTLLGATFYSLYKQRDLLTAADLPMFGVGTISAFVSAFLCVRWLLRYISSHDFTIFAWYRIVFGIVVIATAHFGLVNWAE
- a CDS encoding helix-turn-helix transcriptional regulator; this encodes MTTELRLPLPAGLRMTAAARSALRTAPADALGHAVFRTMCGTDAQLERFAWLGDGLAAAVWQRNTDDAETVYSEPGHHTLSCYLYGGYRIERKGAPGHFGGPGRLCALPDWHESRWYVRDPLRLVHLYFMPAHFTRRAVVELDREPRELMLQDRTYFDDPGLARLCESLLDVPWQGADHLLRANEIAHDALSGLLHSQAAVRPNLRLRGGLAPHLRRRLADFIEAHLHEGLTLGLLAGLANLSEFHLARMFRASFGMPPSAWIAARRIDRARLLLKAGELPLQQVADACGYADLSHFSHRFRAAMGVPPGQYRRILGT
- a CDS encoding DMT family transporter, yielding MNLFLYLLTVLIWGTTWIAIKLQLGVVPAPVSIAYRFWIAAAVLLACLCIARKGVLPPRAAWRYLLAQGVALFCCNFLCFYYASAHVPSGLVAVVFSTAPIWNALNGRLFLGRPVRPAVIGGALLGLAGIALLFLPQMQGHWNDAGMLAGLGLAVLGTLCFSAGNLLSSRMQALGLAPLLTNTWAMFIGASILTVLALVLGMPFTFEADVRYVGSLLYLAIPGSVIAFTAYLLLVGRLGADRAAYCTVLFPIVALTVSALFEDYRWGATAFAGLALVIGGNLLAFMPARAVPAVPAPARG
- the trmB gene encoding tRNA (guanosine(46)-N7)-methyltransferase TrmB, whose translation is MLYDPLDHRIRSFVTRAGRLSTAQERALNDLGPRYMIEYAKAPLDLEQAFGRQAPVILEIGFGMGQTTAHIAKLMPEKDFIGVEVHTPGVGSLLKLIGEENLTNLRVIQHDAVEVLNNMIGAGTLAGVHIYFPDPWHKARHNKRRLIQAPFVKLLVEKLAPGGYLHLATDWEDYAVQMLEVLSAEEGLRNTAEGYAPQPAYRPLTKFENRGLKLGHGVWDLVFTKK
- a CDS encoding GAF domain-containing sensor histidine kinase, translating into MKQAWPPFVQAVQALPSVPDILSVMAEMTGLRFVCVAHVTETSWTTCAVLDQLGFGLAPGDELDVGTTLCRSVRAANATIVIDHVSQDDLFHSHPTPRQYGFESYVSIPIHGIDGAFFGTLCGLDPRPLPLSESKTLKSLQLFAQLISKQLEAERRYEDRNSELSDEKQTAVLREQFIAVLGHDIRTPLSSILHGAEILLQSDSDERTQMIARTMQRSGQRIARMIDDVLDFTRGRLGGGIGLDAASVADLDEALRQVVAECQHEHPQRRIDAAIDVPGTVWCNRDRVAQVLANLLANALRYGREDTPVRVDARLADGTFKLAVANEGETIDPAKLGKLFQPYWRDDDAQPRRGLGLGLYIASEIARAHGGTLEVLSADGHTRFTFAIPAGLR
- a CDS encoding TonB-dependent siderophore receptor, coding for MPPRLTPSAAAVRLLALGLLSVSPVASASSDDAADAPLPQVTVAGERASGYVHPNSSGATRTDTPIREVPQALRVIGTQQIEDLGALRLADTVDYVSGVARLNDFGGTWDNYAIRGFSSTDMGFLVNGFPGSRGYNPPRDTATVERFEFLKGPAGAVYGSSEPGGTINIVTKKPKFSTHNVAEFSVGSRGLRRGTFDSTGALGSSVAYRLNAMVEEGDSRTDLLGNNRTLFAPALTWLVDSRTTLNYEGEFLRADTPLDRGVINVRGVLGTLPRDRVLNEPGDGNMTLTSDTHQLTLERKLADNWRAKLGASYKESTFDGNYTEATTLAADNRTLNRQATWRQLPSRDVAVQAELEGKFSTGAIGHTLLVGAEASRLWMNTEILRSANTPIDIHNPVYGAPAPALTARTSSSDERQRVKAVFVQDQLSLSPQWKLLVGLRHDDYSQELDNRVAKTRTSRDQSAVSPRAGLTWLPNDWNSLYVSAGKSFRANNGTDIAGNAFDPQRSTAYEAGWKLQTRDERLGATLAVYDIAKTNVLTASDVPGYSVAAGKIKSTGFEADVYGQVDRHWRVSGNLSYDDARVTKDKTLPSGARLANVPEWSAGLLAMREDTLANGRRYGIGAGVNYVGNRAGNNTDTYALPAYTTARLASWWQLTKAVRLAVDVHNLFDRTYYTSSWNSLYVMPGAERSIVARLKVAL
- a CDS encoding DUF3606 domain-containing protein codes for the protein MADNLQNRGPQDRNRINVNEPWELRYWTKELGLSEDELREAVKAAGTSVNAVREHVGKLH
- a CDS encoding DUF2971 domain-containing protein gives rise to the protein MSPRYLYKYRPFATACDIERAQRIVCDSRIFFAPPCSFNDPFDSRPAFTFEAPVDEMKAYYRRLCARRVPHLTEHEVEAEIERIFADPDTDLRAPQGQSRIQDLHSRALGQEVGVLCLSSVRDHILMWSHYADCHRGICLEFDAGTDFLSRARPIGYEESRMLINPFRDRDEEMAEKTFLMKAAHWHYEGEWRLIRYGGPGEEAFTPAALTGIVLGALASEDTERRVRAWAREHETPLRLARAYPDQQAFRLHVRALED